In Syngnathoides biaculeatus isolate LvHL_M chromosome 5, ASM1980259v1, whole genome shotgun sequence, the following are encoded in one genomic region:
- the p3h3 gene encoding prolyl 3-hydroxylase 3 isoform X2, with amino-acid sequence MALPSDRFAVYVASQVIFLCAASANLDGVSSLLQPYDFLYYKGVRSYFSGEWVKAAELLERSIATKEALFQIRRQCFEECGAAGGGALRKLGNEDGSLWDLWALDWVQKKAECLRFCMGRSVSYVGQLPVSTDIEYEFGSRNPYNFLQVTYYKLEKLQKAAAAAQTYFVANPTHLEMRNNIEKYRRMEGVSDEAFYDREMDSEKHWLLYDLALQLEASSEWALAVDKWRACVNETLRQIEDCRVQCVVAGQRLPLDRGVDSVDGVFEKAAALSLALLSSQQSCVTQVATRPGRISSQDDFLPTQLEHMHIAQFKAGDVRGAVQTLRSLLLFYPSDKDSIDNLQLYQESLGGDIESLDLQPTQKIENYVKRSLEEKKLLYFGMENLNYTFTDPDLWTPEDVVPEALREMWKAEKEKMTGKTQEEEQQEEVDDSGFYAGGPVRQVGVTITMDDLLLNGTNRVVLDGVMTDKECDRMLQLAAAAASAGDGYRGRRSPHTPHETLDGLTLLRAVKLAQDGLVNQTDAKLLHELGERARMLLHSYFRSPSGLFVAFTHLVCRSATAGDQEGRMDLSHPVHVDNCLLEPDTRQCWKEPPAFIHRDLSAILYLNDNFDGGELFFTTTDAKTVTARVKPTCGRLVGFSSGPINPHGVTAVTKGRRCALALWFTKEKIYRDMEREEVENGWAPDGQGVAKSGDKDGDGAPAPRNVRNQAPAKGRPRGRVTAGKDEL; translated from the exons ATGGCGCTTCCCTCTGACCGCTTCGCTGTATACGTGGCGTCTCAAGTCATTTTCCTGTGCGCGGCATCGGCCAATTTGGACGGCGTCTCCTCGCTGCTGCAGCCTTACGACTTTTTGTACTACAAGGGCGTCCGCTCGTACTTCAGCGGAGAGTGGGTCAAGGCCGCCGAGCTGCTGGAGAGGTCCATTGCGACCAAAGAGGCTCTGTTCCAAATCCGAAGGCAGTGTTTTGAGGAGTGCGGAGCGGCGGGAGGAGGTGCACTCCGAAAACTAGGCAA CGAAGACGGGAGCCTATGGGACCTCTGGGCCCTGGACTGGGTGCAGAAGAAGGCGGAGTGCTTGAGGTTCTGCATGGGACGTTCGGTCAGCTATGTAGGACAGCTTCCCGTTTCCACGGACATCGAGTACGAGTTCGGCTCCCGCAACCCGTACAACTTCCTGCAGGTTACGTATTATAAG CTAGAAAAGTTGCAGAAGGCTGCGGCAGCAGCCCAGACCTACTTCGTGGCCAACCCAACTCACCTGGAAATGAGGAACAACATCGAGAAGTACAGAAGGATGGAGGGAGTGAGCGACGAAGCCTTTTACGACCGAGAGATGGACAGCGAAAAGCACTGG CTGCTGTACGATTTGGCACTTCAGCTGGAGGCGTCATCCGAGTGGGCGCTGGCAGTGGACAAATGGCGAGCGTGCGTGAATGAAACGCTGCGTCAGATCGAGGACTGCAGGGTGCAGTGCGTGGTGGCCGGACAGCGCTTGCCCTTGGACAGAGGAGTGGACAGCGTCGACGGCGTTTTCGAGAAGGCGGCGG CTCTTTCCCTCGCACTGCTGTCGTCCCAGCAGTCGTGCGTGACTCAGGTGGCCACCCGTCCCGGCAGGATCTCCTCTCAGGACGACTTCCTGCCCACTCAGCTCGAGCACATGCACATCGCGCAATTTAAAG CTGGAGACGTAAGAGGCGCAGTGCAAACGCTTCGCTCCCTGCTCCTCTTTTACCCCTCAGACAAGGACTCCATAGACAACTTGCAGCTCTACCAGGAGTCACTAGGAGGAGACATAGAGTCACTGGACCTGCAGCCTACTCAG AAGATCGAGAACTATGTCAAACGCTCGTTGGAGGAGAAGAAGCTTCTTTATTTCGGGATGGAGAACCTAAATTACACTTTTACTGACCCA GATCTTTGGACACCAGAGGATGTCGTCCCAGAAGCCCTGAGGGAAATGTGGAA AGCTGAAAAGGAGAAGATGACTGGAAAAACTCAAGAGGAAGAGCAGCAAGAGGAGGTTGACGACAGCGGCTTCTATGCAG GCGGTCCAGTCCGTCAGGTGGGGGTGACCATCACCATGGACGACCTGCTCCTAAACGGGACCAACCGGGTGGTCCTCGACGGGGTCATGACGGACAAGGAGTGTGACAGGATGTTGCAGCTGGCAGCA GCAGCTGCATCAGCAGGAGATGGTTACCGGGGGCGACGGTCGCCGCATACGCCTCACGAGACACTAGATGGCCTTACTTTGCTCAGAGCTGTGAAG CTGGCTCAGGACGGCCTGGTCAACCAAACAGATGCAAAGTTGTTGCATGAGCTGGGTGAGCGAGCGCGCATGCTGCTTCATTCCTACTTCAGGAGCCCCTCGGGACTCTTCGTGGCGTTCACGCACCTCGTCTGTCGGAGTGCCACTGCAG GTGACCAAGAGGGCCGAATGGACTTGTCTCACCCGGTCCACGTGGACAACTGTCTCCTTGAGCCGGACACCAGGCAGTGCTGGAAGGAGCCGCCCGCCTTCATACACAGGGACCTCAg CGCCATTCTCTACCTGAATGACAACTTCGACGGGGGCGAGTTGTTCTTCACCACCACGGATGCCAAAACCGTCACG GCCCGAGTCAAACCGACGTGCGGCCGTCTGGTTGGCTTCTCGTCGGGACCCATCAATCCGCACGGCGTTACCGCGGTGACCAAAGGTCGCCGCTGCGCGTTGGCTCTCTGGTTCACCAAAGAGAAGATCTACAGGGACATG GAGCGAGAGGAGGTGGAGAACGGTTGGGCTCCCGACGGGCAGGGCGTGGCCAAGTCGGGCGACAAGGATGGCGACGGAGCCCCCGCCCCTCGAAACGTTCGCAACCAAGCGCCGGCCAAGGGCAGACCGAGAGGACGGGTGACGGCGGGCAAAGATGAACTGTGA
- the p3h3 gene encoding prolyl 3-hydroxylase 3 isoform X1, producing MALPSDRFAVYVASQVIFLCAASANLDGVSSLLQPYDFLYYKGVRSYFSGEWVKAAELLERSIATKEALFQIRRQCFEECGAAGGGALRKLGNEDGSLWDLWALDWVQKKAECLRFCMGRSVSYVGQLPVSTDIEYEFGSRNPYNFLQVTYYKLEKLQKAAAAAQTYFVANPTHLEMRNNIEKYRRMEGVSDEAFYDREMDSEKHWLLYDLALQLEASSEWALAVDKWRACVNETLRQIEDCRVQCVVAGQRLPLDRGVDSVDGVFEKAAALSLALLSSQQSCVTQVATRPGRISSQDDFLPTQLEHMHIAQFKAGDVRGAVQTLRSLLLFYPSDKDSIDNLQLYQESLGGDIESLDLQPTQKIENYVKRSLEEKKLLYFGMENLNYTFTDPDLWTPEDVVPEALREMWKAEKEKMTGKTQEEEQQEEVDDSGFYAGGPVRQVGVTITMDDLLLNGTNRVVLDGVMTDKECDRMLQLAAAAASAGDGYRGRRSPHTPHETLDGLTLLRAVKLAQDGLVNQTDAKLLHELGERARMLLHSYFRSPSGLFVAFTHLVCRSATAAGDQEGRMDLSHPVHVDNCLLEPDTRQCWKEPPAFIHRDLSAILYLNDNFDGGELFFTTTDAKTVTARVKPTCGRLVGFSSGPINPHGVTAVTKGRRCALALWFTKEKIYRDMEREEVENGWAPDGQGVAKSGDKDGDGAPAPRNVRNQAPAKGRPRGRVTAGKDEL from the exons ATGGCGCTTCCCTCTGACCGCTTCGCTGTATACGTGGCGTCTCAAGTCATTTTCCTGTGCGCGGCATCGGCCAATTTGGACGGCGTCTCCTCGCTGCTGCAGCCTTACGACTTTTTGTACTACAAGGGCGTCCGCTCGTACTTCAGCGGAGAGTGGGTCAAGGCCGCCGAGCTGCTGGAGAGGTCCATTGCGACCAAAGAGGCTCTGTTCCAAATCCGAAGGCAGTGTTTTGAGGAGTGCGGAGCGGCGGGAGGAGGTGCACTCCGAAAACTAGGCAA CGAAGACGGGAGCCTATGGGACCTCTGGGCCCTGGACTGGGTGCAGAAGAAGGCGGAGTGCTTGAGGTTCTGCATGGGACGTTCGGTCAGCTATGTAGGACAGCTTCCCGTTTCCACGGACATCGAGTACGAGTTCGGCTCCCGCAACCCGTACAACTTCCTGCAGGTTACGTATTATAAG CTAGAAAAGTTGCAGAAGGCTGCGGCAGCAGCCCAGACCTACTTCGTGGCCAACCCAACTCACCTGGAAATGAGGAACAACATCGAGAAGTACAGAAGGATGGAGGGAGTGAGCGACGAAGCCTTTTACGACCGAGAGATGGACAGCGAAAAGCACTGG CTGCTGTACGATTTGGCACTTCAGCTGGAGGCGTCATCCGAGTGGGCGCTGGCAGTGGACAAATGGCGAGCGTGCGTGAATGAAACGCTGCGTCAGATCGAGGACTGCAGGGTGCAGTGCGTGGTGGCCGGACAGCGCTTGCCCTTGGACAGAGGAGTGGACAGCGTCGACGGCGTTTTCGAGAAGGCGGCGG CTCTTTCCCTCGCACTGCTGTCGTCCCAGCAGTCGTGCGTGACTCAGGTGGCCACCCGTCCCGGCAGGATCTCCTCTCAGGACGACTTCCTGCCCACTCAGCTCGAGCACATGCACATCGCGCAATTTAAAG CTGGAGACGTAAGAGGCGCAGTGCAAACGCTTCGCTCCCTGCTCCTCTTTTACCCCTCAGACAAGGACTCCATAGACAACTTGCAGCTCTACCAGGAGTCACTAGGAGGAGACATAGAGTCACTGGACCTGCAGCCTACTCAG AAGATCGAGAACTATGTCAAACGCTCGTTGGAGGAGAAGAAGCTTCTTTATTTCGGGATGGAGAACCTAAATTACACTTTTACTGACCCA GATCTTTGGACACCAGAGGATGTCGTCCCAGAAGCCCTGAGGGAAATGTGGAA AGCTGAAAAGGAGAAGATGACTGGAAAAACTCAAGAGGAAGAGCAGCAAGAGGAGGTTGACGACAGCGGCTTCTATGCAG GCGGTCCAGTCCGTCAGGTGGGGGTGACCATCACCATGGACGACCTGCTCCTAAACGGGACCAACCGGGTGGTCCTCGACGGGGTCATGACGGACAAGGAGTGTGACAGGATGTTGCAGCTGGCAGCA GCAGCTGCATCAGCAGGAGATGGTTACCGGGGGCGACGGTCGCCGCATACGCCTCACGAGACACTAGATGGCCTTACTTTGCTCAGAGCTGTGAAG CTGGCTCAGGACGGCCTGGTCAACCAAACAGATGCAAAGTTGTTGCATGAGCTGGGTGAGCGAGCGCGCATGCTGCTTCATTCCTACTTCAGGAGCCCCTCGGGACTCTTCGTGGCGTTCACGCACCTCGTCTGTCGGAGTGCCACTGCAG CAGGTGACCAAGAGGGCCGAATGGACTTGTCTCACCCGGTCCACGTGGACAACTGTCTCCTTGAGCCGGACACCAGGCAGTGCTGGAAGGAGCCGCCCGCCTTCATACACAGGGACCTCAg CGCCATTCTCTACCTGAATGACAACTTCGACGGGGGCGAGTTGTTCTTCACCACCACGGATGCCAAAACCGTCACG GCCCGAGTCAAACCGACGTGCGGCCGTCTGGTTGGCTTCTCGTCGGGACCCATCAATCCGCACGGCGTTACCGCGGTGACCAAAGGTCGCCGCTGCGCGTTGGCTCTCTGGTTCACCAAAGAGAAGATCTACAGGGACATG GAGCGAGAGGAGGTGGAGAACGGTTGGGCTCCCGACGGGCAGGGCGTGGCCAAGTCGGGCGACAAGGATGGCGACGGAGCCCCCGCCCCTCGAAACGTTCGCAACCAAGCGCCGGCCAAGGGCAGACCGAGAGGACGGGTGACGGCGGGCAAAGATGAACTGTGA
- the gnb3a gene encoding guanine nucleotide-binding protein G(I)/G(S)/G(T) subunit beta-3a — MGEMEQLRKEADNLKDQITAARKAVQDTTLQEAVGGINVVGRVQLKTRKTLRGHLAKIYAMHWSTDSKLCVSASQDGKLIVWDSITTNKVNAIPLKSSWVMTCAYAPSGNLVACGGLDNMCSIYNLKGKDGNVKVMRELAAHTGYLSCCRFISDSEIITSSGDCTCVLWDIETGTQKTIFAGHQGDCMSLAVSPDFKFFISGACDFTAKLWDIREGNCRQTFGGHESDINAIGFFPNGNAVITGSDDATCKLYDLRADQELITYQDSSIMCGVTSLAPSLSGRLLLAGYDDFNVNIWDSLKAERVGVLAGHDNRVSCIGVSSDGMACCTGSWDSFLKIWN, encoded by the exons ATGGGTGAAATGGAGCAATTGCGAAAGGAGGCAGACAACCTCAAGGACCAGATCACT GCGGCACGTAAGGCCGTGCAGGACACAACCCTGCAGGAGGCCGTGGGCGGCATCAACGTGGTGGGCCGCGTCCAGTTGAAGACCAGGAAAACACTGAGGGGCCACCTTGCCAAGATCTACGCAATGCACTGGTCCACTGACTCCAA GCTGTGTGTGAGCGCTTCACAAGACGGGAAGCTTATCGTGTGGGACAGCATCACGACCAACAAG GTGAACGCCATCCCGCTCAAGTCATCATGGGTGATGACGTGCGCCTACGCCCCGTCTGGCAACCTGGTGGCATGCGGGGGTCTGGACAACATGTGCTCCATCTACAACCTCAAGGGCAAGGACGGCAACGTCAAGGTCATGCGCGAGCTGGCGGCGCACACCG GTTACCTGTCCTGCTGCCGCTTCATCAGCGACAGCGAGATCATCACCAGCTCTGGAGACTGCACTTG CGTGCTATGGGACATCGAGACGGGCACCCAGAAGACTATCTTCGCAGGCCACCAAGGAGACTGCATGTCCTTGGCCGTGTCCCCGGACTTCAAGTTTTTCATCTCGGGAGCGTGCGACTTCACGGCAAAACTGTGGGACATCCGAGAGGGCAACTGCAGACAGACATTCGGGGGCCACGAGAGCGACATCAACGCCATCGGG TTCTTCCCCAATGGCAACGCGGTCATCACGGGTTCCGACGACGCCACCTGTAAGCTGTACGACCTGAGGGCCGACCAGGAGCTCATCACCTACCAGGACTCGAGCATCATGTGCGGCGTCACCTCGCTGGCCCCCTCCCTGTCTGGACGTCTCCTCCTGGCTGGATACGATGACTTCAACGTCAACATTTGGGACTCGCTTAAAGCAGAGAGAGTGG GAGTGCTGGCCGGCCACGACAACCGAGTGAGCTGCATCGGCGTATCCTCCGACGGCATGGCGTGCTGCACGGGGTCCTGGGACAGCTTTCTCAAGATTTGGAACTGA